The proteins below are encoded in one region of Pseudomonas sp. SCB32:
- a CDS encoding ATP-binding protein, with the protein MDGYRAELSNEDWSWLRERRVLRLGITTPDYPPLDVINNQSDYEGISADYASLIGELLNVRIELRVFGGRKEAVQALKEGSIDILSTANEYDTTEGVALSLPYATDQPVLAARVGSEAAESPELSGMRLAMAYHYLSEASVKAHYPNARLQLYPSTLAAMGAVAFGQADVYLGDAIATDYLINRSYLNNIRLMNFANINSGSFAFALNKDNSQLLRVLNRALEAIPERERMVILRRWDADRPSMPGSRIQLTRAEQQWVAEHPVVKMAISETALPFTFFDDDKKFRGISADVLERISQRTGLHFEVNYTGKLREIVSSVVSGESDMLPAFTSIIQSDGKLSLTRPYFTSAFVLVCRASCGDVTLNDLSGKTIALVRGIYLQEYLRQHFPNIKLVEVDDAAEAMEMVANGSADATINSLIGARYLISQRYPGRLRITSTIGTAPGQAAFATARSSLELISILNKALLSISPSEMADLTRRWSGEVVVSESYWSRYGGLIVKGGVAGSLALGMVLFWVYWLRRQIRSRIQAEQALSDQMEFMHVLVDGTPHPIYVRDSQGRLISCNASYLRRLNVRREDVIGRKVCDGALASPEEARDYESIYQRVMASGEPDVGDRKLTLSNGEILTIYQWVLPYRNSDGAVDGIICGWIDISERKTLLDAEQEARDAAESANRAKTTFLATMSHEIRTPMNAILGMLELAQKKSEQGIIDRKALEVASNSAHGLLGLIGDILDIARIESGKLSLNPERANLRTLTESTIWVFEGLARQKRLGLHFDCTGETVADVLVDPLRYRQVLSNLIGNAIKFTDQGEVRVTYRAKADGDELAVCVEVTDSGQGISAEDLQRLFAPFSQVGSSQMSPRSGTGLGLAISRTLCEMMGGSLELFSELGRGTRVVIQLSMPILGSSEPTAPLVLDSTTEEDPSLSVLVVDDYPANRLLLAQQLGYLGHQVQDAEDGAQGLQAWRHGQFDIVITDCNMPVLNGYDLAREIRKREQLDGLSPCVIFGFTANALPEERQRCLDSGMDDCLFKPITLEDVRSYLAGITPRTKSKSGPSTFDLAYLQKLTLNNAEALYGLLNDLLRSVREDRKRLADYSPETNNHQLADLAHRIKGGARLARAGLLLEACEHLESMCRIDIDHDQRQSAVARVCRSLDDLAQELETQLV; encoded by the coding sequence GTGGACGGTTACCGAGCCGAACTCAGTAACGAAGACTGGAGTTGGTTGCGTGAGCGTCGAGTATTGCGCCTTGGCATTACGACTCCGGACTACCCTCCTTTGGACGTGATTAACAATCAATCCGACTACGAAGGTATAAGCGCCGACTATGCTTCGCTGATCGGTGAATTACTAAATGTACGCATAGAATTGAGAGTTTTTGGGGGGCGCAAGGAAGCTGTTCAAGCCTTAAAGGAAGGCAGTATAGATATCTTATCCACTGCCAATGAATATGACACCACAGAAGGGGTGGCGCTTTCGTTGCCTTATGCTACCGATCAACCGGTATTAGCTGCACGCGTAGGGAGCGAGGCTGCCGAGAGTCCAGAGTTAAGCGGAATGCGCTTAGCAATGGCCTATCACTATCTTTCCGAAGCATCAGTAAAGGCTCATTACCCTAACGCTCGACTGCAACTATACCCGTCAACGCTCGCGGCGATGGGGGCGGTCGCCTTCGGTCAAGCGGATGTCTACTTGGGAGATGCCATTGCTACTGATTACCTAATCAATCGAAGCTACTTAAATAATATTCGCTTGATGAATTTTGCAAACATCAATTCTGGGTCGTTTGCATTTGCACTGAACAAGGATAATTCTCAGTTGTTGCGGGTGCTCAACAGGGCCTTGGAAGCTATTCCTGAGCGTGAGCGGATGGTTATCCTCCGACGTTGGGATGCCGATCGCCCCAGTATGCCTGGTAGCCGGATACAATTGACTCGTGCTGAGCAGCAGTGGGTTGCCGAGCATCCAGTAGTGAAGATGGCAATCAGCGAAACTGCTTTGCCTTTCACATTCTTTGACGATGATAAAAAATTTCGCGGAATTAGCGCGGATGTGTTGGAGCGGATTAGTCAGCGCACAGGACTTCACTTTGAGGTTAATTATACTGGAAAATTGCGAGAAATAGTCTCCAGCGTAGTTAGTGGTGAGTCGGATATGCTGCCTGCCTTCACTTCAATTATACAAAGTGACGGGAAACTAAGCCTTACTCGCCCGTACTTTACCTCCGCATTCGTGCTGGTCTGTCGCGCATCGTGTGGTGATGTAACCCTTAACGATCTGAGCGGGAAAACCATCGCGCTGGTTCGTGGGATTTATCTGCAGGAGTACTTGCGCCAACATTTTCCCAACATCAAGCTTGTAGAGGTTGATGATGCTGCTGAGGCTATGGAGATGGTTGCTAATGGCAGTGCCGATGCAACGATTAATTCATTGATTGGTGCGCGCTATCTAATCTCCCAGCGCTATCCAGGAAGACTGCGCATTACCTCAACTATTGGGACTGCTCCCGGCCAGGCCGCATTTGCGACTGCACGTAGCTCATTAGAGCTGATTTCAATTCTAAACAAAGCTCTATTGAGTATTTCTCCTTCAGAAATGGCTGATCTGACTCGGCGCTGGAGTGGTGAGGTCGTAGTTTCAGAGAGCTATTGGTCGCGCTATGGAGGACTTATTGTCAAAGGGGGAGTTGCCGGTAGTCTAGCTTTGGGAATGGTACTGTTTTGGGTGTATTGGTTGCGTCGGCAAATTCGCAGTCGTATACAGGCCGAACAAGCTTTGAGTGATCAAATGGAGTTCATGCATGTATTAGTGGACGGCACTCCGCATCCCATTTATGTGCGCGACAGTCAGGGCCGGTTAATATCCTGCAATGCCAGTTACCTAAGGCGATTGAATGTACGGCGAGAGGATGTGATAGGTCGGAAAGTTTGCGATGGTGCTTTGGCGTCTCCAGAGGAGGCGAGAGATTACGAATCCATCTATCAACGAGTGATGGCCAGTGGCGAGCCGGATGTAGGGGATCGTAAATTAACGCTGTCCAATGGCGAGATTCTGACCATTTACCAGTGGGTATTGCCTTACCGTAATTCCGACGGTGCGGTAGATGGCATCATTTGCGGATGGATCGATATCAGTGAGCGCAAAACTCTGCTCGATGCAGAGCAGGAGGCACGCGACGCGGCAGAAAGCGCTAATCGCGCCAAGACAACCTTCCTTGCAACGATGAGCCACGAAATCCGCACGCCGATGAACGCTATCCTAGGCATGCTTGAACTGGCACAGAAGAAGTCAGAACAGGGCATCATCGACCGAAAAGCTCTAGAGGTGGCGTCTAACTCAGCGCACGGCTTGCTCGGCCTCATTGGTGACATTCTTGATATTGCTCGTATCGAGTCAGGCAAGCTGAGCCTCAATCCCGAACGCGCAAACCTACGCACACTCACCGAGTCGACCATATGGGTATTCGAGGGACTGGCCCGACAGAAGCGCCTTGGTTTGCACTTCGATTGCACTGGCGAGACCGTCGCAGACGTCCTAGTCGATCCATTGCGCTACCGGCAAGTGTTGTCAAACCTGATTGGCAACGCCATCAAGTTTACCGACCAAGGCGAAGTGCGGGTGACTTATCGGGCTAAGGCAGATGGCGATGAGTTGGCAGTTTGCGTGGAGGTTACCGATAGCGGTCAGGGTATTTCTGCTGAAGACCTGCAGCGCTTGTTCGCACCGTTCTCACAGGTCGGTAGCAGTCAGATGTCTCCGCGCAGCGGCACCGGCCTCGGGTTGGCCATTAGTCGTACTCTGTGCGAAATGATGGGGGGAAGTTTGGAGTTGTTCAGCGAGTTGGGCCGCGGTACACGCGTGGTGATCCAATTGAGCATGCCAATACTGGGTAGTTCCGAACCTACTGCTCCATTGGTGCTCGATAGTACAACCGAAGAAGATCCGTCACTCAGCGTCTTGGTGGTAGACGACTATCCCGCCAATCGCCTGCTGCTGGCTCAGCAGCTGGGCTATCTCGGACATCAAGTGCAGGATGCCGAGGATGGTGCCCAAGGCCTACAGGCTTGGCGTCACGGTCAGTTCGATATAGTGATCACAGACTGCAATATGCCAGTTCTCAACGGCTACGACCTGGCTCGGGAAATTCGAAAGCGAGAGCAGTTGGACGGTCTATCTCCCTGCGTGATTTTTGGCTTTACTGCCAACGCATTGCCAGAAGAGCGCCAACGTTGTCTTGATTCTGGAATGGATGATTGCCTATTTAAGCCCATCACTCTTGAGGATGTGCGCAGCTATCTCGCCGGCATAACCCCACGCACAAAGAGCAAGAGCGGACCCTCAACGTTTGACTTGGCCTATCTGCAGAAGCTTACGCTGAATAATGCAGAAGCTCTTTATGGCCTGCTGAACGACTTGCTGCGCTCCGTCCGGGAGGACCGGAAGCGGCTTGCCGATTACTCTCCCGAAACAAACAACCACCAACTTGCTGACCTTGCGCACCGTATCAAGGGGGGCGCGCGACTAGCCAGGGCGGGGTTGCTCTTGGAAGCATGCGAGCATCTGGAGAGTATGTGCCGGATAGACATTGATCACGATCAGAGGCAATCAGCCGTCGCTCGTGTCTGTCGGTCGTTGGATGACTTGGCCCAGGAGTTAGAAACGCAGTTGGTCTGA
- a CDS encoding DUF3313 family protein translates to MKSKLVLVALCASSLMLSGCASKYVEPDQYSGFLKDYSILKEEKSPSGADVMRWVEPGLNSNSFTSVYIEPSQLYPQPQATEQVPQSTLQGVTQYYDQALKREVSQVLPLVSTPGQGTLVVRPAITAVSAKTEGLKPYEVIPIALIVAGITTATGHRDMDTDIATEAAFLDGGSGKLVAEVVRKGAGTELENSSQVMTAKDAKPVLDAWASDLAKSIRAIQNVQ, encoded by the coding sequence ATGAAATCCAAGCTTGTGCTTGTTGCCTTGTGCGCCAGTTCTCTCATGCTCTCCGGTTGTGCCAGCAAGTATGTCGAGCCGGACCAGTATTCCGGTTTCCTCAAGGACTACAGCATCCTGAAGGAGGAAAAATCTCCCTCTGGCGCTGACGTGATGCGCTGGGTTGAGCCCGGCCTGAACAGCAACAGCTTCACCAGCGTGTACATCGAGCCCAGCCAGCTCTACCCGCAACCCCAGGCCACGGAGCAGGTTCCGCAGAGTACGCTCCAGGGGGTTACCCAGTATTACGACCAAGCGTTGAAGCGCGAGGTCTCCCAGGTATTGCCGCTGGTCTCCACGCCTGGCCAGGGCACCCTGGTCGTGCGTCCGGCGATCACCGCGGTCAGCGCCAAGACCGAGGGTCTGAAACCCTACGAAGTCATCCCGATCGCTCTGATCGTCGCGGGCATCACCACTGCCACCGGGCATCGTGACATGGACACCGACATTGCCACCGAAGCGGCCTTCCTGGATGGCGGCAGCGGCAAGCTGGTGGCCGAGGTCGTACGCAAGGGCGCCGGCACCGAGCTGGAAAATTCGTCCCAGGTGATGACGGCGAAGGATGCCAAGCCTGTCCTGGATGCCTGGGCTTCGGACCTAGCCAAGTCGATCCGGGCGATTCAGAACGTACAGTGA
- a CDS encoding DUF1254 domain-containing protein yields MLTHCVRVAGALGMSFALTCSATEQAAIPPSLVTPDSVETSFGSLKFRDGVPDAETAAKLYEEHDFSLAYRAFMDNMRGVSILSLRKGMQSLGVKDNEVLIFSELMDSKSLFLTANADTVYVMGSIDLSKGPVVMEAAPELLGVVQDAWFRWVTDVGVPGPDRGVGGKYLIVPPDYKGPLPQGGFFVAHARTNHVLWFGRSFLKDHSDPKPVAETIRKFTRIYPYEPGGVGTPLAEFLAGKAPLGRPAPVPATVFHEGSGKVMNTVPPSDWTFFEMLNQIVQEEPATSLDPELMGPIAALGIVKGKPFAPDERMKGIMTRALAVGNATARTLFMSPRDPSWFYYPKSSWFNFLFETGYEFETPIPMITKEGVKPFPDTGYRTMDARTNFFYGITGITPAMAMRLPGVGSQYLLATMDGEKQHFDGGKTYKVTLPKGIPEANFWSLTAYDNMTRSMLETPQRFPRAGSQSYPSPAAEAGSDGATTVYFSPEQPKGVARGNWIQTMPGKGWFVVLRLYSPLEPFFTKQWRPSEIELVK; encoded by the coding sequence ATGCTCACTCACTGCGTGCGCGTTGCCGGCGCGCTGGGGATGTCCTTCGCGCTCACCTGTTCGGCAACCGAGCAAGCCGCGATTCCGCCGTCGCTGGTGACGCCGGACAGCGTCGAAACCAGCTTCGGCTCACTCAAGTTCCGCGATGGCGTGCCTGACGCGGAAACAGCAGCGAAGCTCTACGAAGAACACGATTTCAGCCTGGCCTACCGTGCCTTCATGGACAACATGCGCGGCGTCAGCATCCTGTCGTTGCGCAAGGGGATGCAGAGCCTCGGCGTGAAGGACAACGAGGTCCTCATCTTCTCCGAGCTGATGGACTCCAAGTCGCTGTTCCTCACGGCCAACGCCGACACCGTTTATGTCATGGGCTCTATCGACCTCAGCAAGGGGCCGGTGGTGATGGAAGCGGCGCCCGAGCTGCTGGGGGTCGTCCAGGACGCCTGGTTCCGCTGGGTGACCGACGTCGGCGTGCCGGGGCCGGACCGTGGTGTCGGCGGCAAGTACCTGATCGTTCCTCCGGACTACAAGGGGCCGCTGCCGCAGGGCGGGTTTTTCGTGGCCCATGCCCGCACCAATCACGTGCTCTGGTTCGGTCGCTCCTTCCTGAAGGACCACAGCGATCCGAAGCCGGTTGCCGAGACGATCCGCAAATTCACCAGGATCTATCCCTATGAGCCGGGCGGCGTCGGTACCCCGCTGGCCGAGTTCCTGGCCGGCAAGGCACCGCTCGGACGTCCCGCGCCGGTGCCGGCGACCGTATTCCACGAGGGCAGCGGCAAGGTGATGAACACCGTGCCGCCGAGCGACTGGACCTTCTTCGAGATGCTCAACCAGATCGTGCAGGAGGAGCCGGCGACGTCGCTGGACCCTGAGCTGATGGGACCGATTGCCGCCCTGGGCATCGTCAAGGGCAAACCCTTTGCGCCTGACGAGCGCATGAAGGGCATCATGACCCGCGCGCTTGCGGTGGGTAACGCCACGGCGCGCACGCTGTTCATGAGTCCGCGTGATCCGAGCTGGTTCTACTACCCGAAATCCTCGTGGTTCAATTTCCTGTTCGAGACCGGCTACGAGTTCGAGACACCGATTCCGATGATCACGAAGGAGGGCGTCAAACCCTTCCCGGACACCGGCTACCGCACCATGGATGCGCGCACCAACTTCTTCTACGGCATTACCGGCATCACGCCGGCCATGGCCATGCGTCTGCCTGGCGTGGGCTCGCAGTACCTGCTGGCGACCATGGATGGCGAGAAGCAGCATTTCGACGGCGGCAAAACCTACAAGGTGACCCTGCCCAAGGGGATTCCCGAGGCGAATTTCTGGTCGCTGACCGCCTACGACAACATGACCCGCTCGATGCTCGAGACGCCCCAGCGCTTCCCGCGTGCCGGCAGCCAGAGCTATCCGTCGCCCGCGGCCGAAGCCGGTTCCGATGGCGCCACCACGGTGTATTTCTCGCCGGAACAGCCCAAGGGCGTGGCGCGTGGCAACTGGATTCAGACCATGCCGGGCAAGGGCTGGTTCGTCGTTCTGCGTCTGTACAGTCCGCTCGAGCCCTTCTTCACCAAGCAGTGGCGGCCGAGTGAAATCGAGTTGGTCAAATAG
- a CDS encoding response regulator transcription factor: MSRVLVVDDHPFMRAGVRLILSQEGFEIVGEAESGLAAVEMAHELLPDLIVLDLFIPNLDGLGVLEQLNAPVSGFKVLVLTEQSADHFSSRCMKAGALGFVSKSSDLNELASAALAVMNGYTYFPQNTFSSVPCAVMEVSEARRIASLSERERMVLDQLLQGLSNKEISKDTQLSSKTIGTYKSRVFAKLKVRSLVGLSQMARRNGLL; encoded by the coding sequence ATGTCTAGAGTTCTGGTCGTGGATGACCACCCCTTCATGCGGGCTGGCGTTAGGTTGATACTGAGTCAGGAAGGCTTTGAAATTGTAGGGGAGGCTGAAAGTGGTTTGGCCGCGGTTGAGATGGCTCATGAGTTGCTGCCCGACTTAATTGTATTGGATCTCTTTATCCCCAATCTAGACGGCTTGGGAGTGCTTGAGCAATTGAACGCACCTGTCTCTGGCTTCAAGGTGCTAGTGCTGACCGAGCAGTCGGCCGATCATTTTTCCAGTCGCTGCATGAAAGCTGGTGCTTTGGGCTTCGTTTCTAAGAGCAGTGATCTTAATGAATTAGCTAGTGCAGCTTTGGCTGTGATGAATGGGTATACCTATTTTCCACAAAACACCTTTAGTTCTGTCCCTTGTGCCGTCATGGAGGTCAGCGAGGCCCGACGCATTGCGTCGCTCTCTGAGCGAGAGCGGATGGTGTTGGATCAATTGCTACAAGGCCTTTCTAATAAAGAAATCAGCAAAGATACGCAGCTGAGTAGCAAGACTATCGGCACCTATAAATCACGTGTGTTTGCAAAACTGAAAGTCAGGTCATTAGTGGGGCTATCACAGATGGCACGTCGAAATGGATTGCTCTGA
- a CDS encoding response regulator transcription factor: MPRVLIVDDHPFVRAGVKLVLSQEGFEVAGEADNGIDAVQMARDCSPDLIVLDISIPRLDGLEVIGRLNGAASGIKVLVLTSQSAECFSPRCLKAGASGFVSKSGDLSELVRAAKAVMDGYTYFPAIAVNSVRRTDIDATEADRIALLSDRELMILQHLARGLSNKEIGDAILLSNKTVSTYKARVIEKLNVRTLVDLADLARRNNLI; encoded by the coding sequence ATGCCGAGAGTTCTGATCGTGGATGACCACCCCTTCGTTCGGGCTGGAGTAAAGCTGGTTCTGAGCCAAGAAGGCTTCGAGGTAGCAGGCGAGGCAGATAATGGTATTGATGCAGTGCAGATGGCCCGTGACTGCTCGCCAGATCTTATAGTTCTGGACATCTCCATCCCACGTCTAGACGGTCTGGAGGTAATTGGTCGGCTTAATGGCGCTGCATCCGGTATCAAGGTTCTGGTGTTGACCTCCCAGTCGGCTGAATGCTTTTCCCCGCGCTGCTTGAAGGCCGGTGCATCGGGCTTCGTCTCTAAGTCCGGCGATTTAAGTGAATTGGTTCGAGCAGCCAAAGCTGTTATGGACGGCTATACCTATTTTCCAGCAATCGCCGTCAACTCGGTACGCCGGACCGACATAGATGCCACCGAGGCTGATCGTATCGCCTTGCTTTCTGATCGAGAGCTGATGATTCTTCAGCATTTGGCGCGAGGGCTTTCTAATAAGGAAATTGGCGATGCCATTTTGCTGAGCAATAAGACAGTTAGCACATATAAGGCGCGAGTAATAGAGAAACTCAATGTCAGGACGCTTGTGGATCTTGCTGACTTGGCACGGCGCAATAATCTGATCTGA